Proteins from a genomic interval of Bdellovibrio sp. GT3:
- a CDS encoding metalloregulator ArsR/SmtB family transcription factor has product MKSLILLKALADESRINIFRLLLERDAYIEVISERLKLAPSTVSFHLKKLVEAGLVSSKKDQYYTIYSAVSNFAEMTLKDLVLEAGVKLKEQDKVEEQYKDKVLKSFFKYGKLTKIPSQKMKREWVLDRVAESLAPNRGYTLIELKELLTEIYPDPGILVTEMTTAGLIEVQNHKYKRT; this is encoded by the coding sequence ATGAAAAGTCTGATTTTACTAAAAGCACTTGCCGATGAGTCCCGCATCAATATATTTCGCCTTTTGTTGGAGCGAGACGCCTATATTGAAGTTATCTCTGAACGCTTAAAACTCGCCCCCTCCACAGTTTCTTTTCACCTGAAGAAACTGGTGGAGGCGGGACTGGTGTCCTCCAAGAAAGATCAGTATTACACAATTTATTCAGCCGTTTCTAATTTTGCGGAAATGACTCTAAAGGATTTGGTGTTAGAAGCCGGAGTTAAGCTTAAAGAACAAGACAAAGTCGAAGAACAATACAAAGACAAGGTGCTTAAATCCTTCTTCAAATACGGCAAACTGACTAAAATCCCTTCGCAAAAAATGAAGCGTGAATGGGTATTGGATCGAGTGGCCGAAAGTTTGGCTCCAAATAGAGGATATACTCTTATCGAACTGAAAGAACTACTGACAGAGATTTACCCGGACCCAGGAATTCTGGTAACCGAAATGACAACTGCGGGCCTGATAGAAGTTCAGAACCACAAATACAAACGCACCTAA
- the infC gene encoding translation initiation factor IF-3, with protein sequence MNREIRAQQIRVIDDEGNMLGVMTVPEALRIAEDRGLDLLEIAPTATPPTCKIMDYGKWKYEKKKQATAARKKQTVVTIKEVQMRPRTDQHDFETKMNHARRFLLEGDKVKVSLRFMGRELAHQEVGMDVIKKAIAFVDDLAMVESQPKMEGKQMFLMLAPDPLKIKEYEKAHPNKSKQDSKELDELKEVEVDDED encoded by the coding sequence GTGAATCGTGAGATTCGTGCCCAACAAATTCGTGTTATCGACGATGAAGGTAACATGTTGGGTGTTATGACTGTGCCTGAGGCGTTACGTATTGCTGAAGATCGTGGCCTGGATCTTCTTGAGATTGCTCCAACAGCAACTCCTCCTACTTGTAAAATCATGGATTACGGCAAGTGGAAGTACGAGAAAAAGAAACAAGCAACTGCTGCTCGTAAAAAACAGACTGTTGTGACTATCAAAGAAGTGCAAATGCGTCCTCGTACGGACCAACATGACTTTGAAACCAAGATGAATCACGCTCGTCGTTTCCTTCTTGAAGGCGACAAAGTGAAAGTTTCATTGCGTTTCATGGGTCGTGAATTGGCCCATCAGGAAGTTGGTATGGATGTGATCAAAAAAGCGATCGCATTCGTTGACGACCTTGCCATGGTTGAATCCCAACCAAAAATGGAAGGTAAGCAAATGTTCCTGATGCTGGCTCCGGATCCTTTGAAAATCAAAGAATACGAAAAAGCTCATCCGAACAAGTCTAAACAGGACTCAAAAGAACTCGACGAACTTAAAGAAGTCGAAGTCGACGACGAAGACTAA
- the thrS gene encoding threonine--tRNA ligase, with product MSQITIILPDNSTKVFDHEPTALEVAQSIGPRLAKETLGAKLNGSTEISDLRTVLKDQTKVALVTTKSPESVEVVRHSCAHIMAQAIQDIWPEVKVTIGPVIDNGFYYDFDSPFAFTEEHFEKIEKKMTEIVSKDLPIHREDWPIAKAIETFKGMNERFKVELIEDLAKKGETVVGIYFNGTSWFDLCRGPHIQSTGQIKAFKLLSVAGAYWRGDEKNAQLQRVYATAFNDKKDLDLYLHNIEEAKKRDHRKLGKELGMFYFNELAPGSPFFTGKGATVYNSLQTYLRELYFETGYQEVITPQIFDVNLFHTSGHYQNYKENMFFTKVDERDFASKPMNCPSHCLLYNSEKYSYRDLPIKMADFGRLHRYEKSGAMHGLTRVRTFCQDDAHIFCRLDQLQEEIAKFMNLLNRVYDKLGMSNYKIFLSTRPDNRMGTEEYWDMAEGALAEALKSLNLPFELNPGDGAFYGPKLDIMFVDALNRPWQLGTLQVDPNLPQAFDLKYTGEDNKEHRPVMLHRAILGSLERFIGVYLEHTAGHLPPWMMPVQVAILNVTDRVNAFCEELQNSLKGHSVRVEFDRRNEKLNYKIREAQLQKIPYMIIVGDKEAESRTVSLRLRDGSEHKGMTVDQVMTLITTDIKNRSLQSSLAKSASTN from the coding sequence ATGTCACAAATTACAATTATTCTGCCGGATAACTCGACGAAGGTTTTTGACCATGAACCGACAGCGCTGGAAGTGGCGCAGTCCATTGGCCCTCGCTTGGCCAAAGAAACTCTTGGTGCAAAACTTAATGGATCAACTGAAATTTCTGATCTTCGCACTGTTTTGAAAGATCAAACGAAAGTGGCGCTGGTCACCACCAAATCCCCTGAATCAGTTGAGGTTGTTCGTCACTCATGCGCGCATATCATGGCTCAAGCGATCCAGGATATCTGGCCTGAAGTTAAAGTGACAATCGGTCCGGTGATCGACAATGGTTTCTACTATGACTTCGATTCACCATTTGCTTTCACCGAAGAGCATTTCGAAAAAATCGAAAAGAAAATGACTGAGATCGTGTCCAAGGATCTTCCGATTCATCGTGAAGACTGGCCGATCGCAAAAGCCATCGAAACATTCAAAGGAATGAACGAGCGCTTCAAAGTTGAATTGATCGAAGACCTTGCGAAAAAGGGCGAAACTGTTGTTGGTATCTATTTCAATGGTACCAGCTGGTTTGACCTTTGCCGTGGTCCGCACATTCAATCCACAGGTCAGATCAAAGCGTTCAAGCTTTTGAGCGTGGCGGGGGCTTACTGGAGAGGTGACGAGAAAAACGCACAACTTCAGCGCGTGTACGCGACAGCATTCAACGATAAAAAAGATCTGGATCTTTACCTGCACAATATCGAGGAAGCGAAAAAACGCGACCACCGTAAGTTGGGTAAAGAATTGGGCATGTTCTATTTCAATGAACTGGCTCCAGGTTCTCCGTTCTTCACAGGCAAGGGCGCGACGGTTTACAACTCTTTGCAAACTTACCTGCGTGAATTGTATTTCGAAACGGGTTACCAGGAAGTGATCACGCCGCAAATTTTCGACGTGAACCTTTTCCATACTTCCGGTCACTATCAGAACTACAAAGAAAACATGTTCTTCACGAAAGTGGACGAGCGTGATTTCGCTTCCAAACCAATGAACTGTCCTTCTCACTGTTTGCTTTATAACTCTGAGAAATACTCTTACCGTGATTTGCCAATCAAAATGGCGGACTTCGGTCGTTTGCATCGCTACGAGAAATCGGGCGCGATGCACGGTTTGACTCGTGTGCGTACGTTCTGCCAGGACGACGCCCACATCTTCTGCCGTTTGGATCAGTTGCAGGAAGAGATCGCCAAGTTCATGAACTTGCTAAACCGTGTTTACGACAAACTGGGTATGAGCAATTACAAAATCTTCCTTTCCACTCGTCCGGACAACCGTATGGGGACAGAGGAATATTGGGATATGGCAGAGGGTGCTTTGGCGGAAGCTTTGAAGTCCCTGAATTTGCCATTTGAATTGAATCCAGGTGATGGTGCGTTTTACGGACCTAAGTTGGATATCATGTTCGTCGATGCTTTGAATCGTCCTTGGCAATTGGGTACACTACAAGTGGATCCAAATCTGCCGCAAGCCTTTGATTTGAAATACACTGGCGAGGACAATAAGGAACATCGTCCGGTGATGCTTCACCGTGCGATCCTGGGATCCTTGGAGCGCTTTATCGGCGTTTATCTGGAGCATACAGCGGGGCATTTGCCTCCATGGATGATGCCAGTGCAGGTGGCGATCCTGAATGTTACGGACCGTGTGAATGCGTTCTGTGAGGAGTTGCAAAACTCTTTGAAAGGACACAGCGTTCGTGTGGAGTTTGACCGCCGTAACGAGAAATTGAATTATAAAATCCGTGAGGCTCAGCTTCAAAAAATTCCTTACATGATTATCGTGGGGGATAAAGAGGCGGAATCCAGAACGGTATCATTGCGTTTGAGAGACGGTTCAGAACACAAGGGTATGACCGTGGATCAGGTAATGACTTTGATTACGACAGATATTAAAAACCGAAGCTTGCAGAGCTCTCTTGCGAAGTCTGCCAGCACAAACTAG
- a CDS encoding BamA/TamA family outer membrane protein — protein sequence MSVKFIALFLTFFLVAGASFGQEKDTDSGDYGSDVDDFDEHNPPAPDPSQRAPLEYKPQKTKNELVVAPIPNYNPAQGWGLALMAQNIFSTTPGVKPSTGFAAIFGTQKESYGAMAGYLGRMNEDRWRLNIFGGYVRINSDFYGVGEAAAERDQSVLMHQNVTFVNAQWMPRLTEGFYLGLTVGYSKMETSFDADPLPSGVTPDIKLDDDSWLPGFKGQYDSRNNTFYPTQGIFSNFQGQFYDKNLGGGHTFQRYRLNYSQYFGMFTESALAVRVATEANVGDVPFYKMAVFGRGRDMRGYKAGQYRDNILWAAQTEYRQRFTDRWGFVVFGGFGDVVGKASELTLTNLLWAGGTGIRFRMARQNPVDFRVDVAYGDDWATYVSVNQAF from the coding sequence GTGTCGGTAAAATTCATTGCACTATTTTTGACTTTCTTTTTGGTGGCCGGTGCGTCCTTTGGTCAGGAAAAAGATACAGATTCCGGGGATTACGGGTCGGATGTTGATGATTTTGATGAGCACAATCCCCCGGCGCCGGATCCATCGCAAAGAGCGCCCTTGGAATACAAACCGCAAAAAACCAAGAATGAGCTCGTGGTGGCTCCCATTCCCAATTACAACCCTGCCCAAGGGTGGGGATTGGCCTTGATGGCGCAGAATATCTTTTCGACAACTCCCGGAGTGAAACCTTCAACGGGGTTTGCTGCGATATTTGGAACTCAGAAGGAAAGCTATGGCGCGATGGCGGGCTATCTGGGCCGGATGAACGAAGATCGTTGGCGGTTGAATATTTTTGGCGGCTACGTAAGGATCAATTCAGATTTTTACGGTGTCGGTGAGGCAGCTGCAGAACGGGATCAGTCCGTTTTAATGCATCAGAATGTGACCTTTGTAAATGCTCAGTGGATGCCTCGCTTGACCGAGGGGTTCTATCTGGGACTCACGGTCGGCTACAGTAAAATGGAAACATCCTTTGATGCGGATCCGTTGCCTTCGGGTGTGACCCCCGACATTAAGTTAGATGATGATAGCTGGTTGCCCGGATTCAAAGGTCAGTATGACAGTCGCAACAATACCTTTTATCCGACTCAAGGGATTTTCTCGAATTTCCAAGGGCAGTTTTATGACAAGAATCTGGGGGGTGGTCACACCTTTCAACGCTATCGTCTGAACTACAGTCAGTACTTTGGAATGTTCACCGAAAGTGCTTTGGCTGTTCGTGTGGCGACAGAAGCCAACGTCGGGGATGTGCCTTTTTATAAAATGGCGGTGTTTGGTCGTGGTCGAGATATGCGGGGCTATAAAGCGGGTCAATATCGCGACAATATTTTATGGGCTGCTCAAACAGAGTACCGACAGCGTTTTACGGACCGTTGGGGATTTGTTGTCTTTGGGGGATTCGGGGATGTTGTTGGGAAAGCTTCAGAATTAACTTTAACTAATTTGCTGTGGGCCGGAGGGACGGGGATTCGTTTTCGGATGGCTCGTCAAAATCCCGTGGATTTCAGGGTGGACGTGGCCTACGGAGACGATTGGGCCACTTATGTCTCCGTCAACCAGGCTTTTTAA
- a CDS encoding molybdopterin oxidoreductase produces MGEHKHVDLHLGKFEAPQKLKTLSFVLMAIGLITFAVGLLKNQDRLWTSYLVAFFFFSCMGLSGLFWIALNNTAKAGWSVSIRRFAEATTSFIPYILVFGLIMLFGFKNLFIWADPKVIAESPVIAAKTAYLNPTFFVIRLLIFVVGCMIFKWVMVGNSIKQDQTGDENLTHKNVSPAVGFICFFALAFSFFSVDLLMSLLPTWYSTIFGIYCFSGMFQAGMAFLAIVIVFMRRSGLVKGYVTVEHQHDVVKYLKGFSIFWAYIAFSQFMLMWYANIPEETEYYIMRSLDGWMPISVGLLIFRFVVPFLALLPRDAKRNDTNVLLISTLVLVMQYVDIYWMVYPNFNHGHVVFGFWEIGIFAGFAGLFLHCVMGFWAKHNLVPIKDPRMHEALNHHVAY; encoded by the coding sequence ATGGGTGAACATAAACACGTAGATCTACATTTGGGTAAATTTGAAGCACCACAAAAGCTTAAAACTTTGAGCTTTGTGTTGATGGCGATCGGCTTGATCACTTTCGCAGTGGGCTTGCTTAAAAACCAGGACCGTTTGTGGACTTCTTACTTGGTAGCTTTCTTTTTCTTTTCTTGCATGGGTTTGAGCGGACTTTTCTGGATTGCGCTTAACAACACTGCGAAAGCAGGTTGGTCGGTTTCAATTCGTCGTTTCGCTGAAGCAACGACATCCTTCATTCCGTACATCCTGGTGTTCGGTTTGATCATGTTGTTCGGTTTCAAAAACCTGTTCATTTGGGCAGATCCTAAAGTGATCGCTGAAAGCCCTGTGATCGCTGCGAAAACAGCTTACTTGAATCCGACTTTCTTCGTGATTCGTTTGTTGATCTTCGTTGTTGGTTGCATGATTTTCAAATGGGTCATGGTTGGAAATTCCATCAAGCAAGATCAAACTGGTGACGAAAACCTGACTCACAAAAACGTAAGTCCGGCTGTTGGTTTCATTTGTTTCTTTGCTTTGGCATTCTCATTCTTCTCTGTGGATTTGTTGATGTCTTTGTTGCCAACTTGGTACTCGACGATCTTCGGTATCTACTGCTTCTCTGGTATGTTCCAGGCGGGTATGGCCTTCCTGGCTATCGTGATCGTGTTCATGAGACGTTCTGGCCTTGTAAAAGGCTATGTGACAGTTGAGCACCAACACGACGTTGTGAAGTACCTAAAAGGCTTCTCAATCTTCTGGGCCTACATTGCGTTCTCTCAGTTCATGCTTATGTGGTATGCGAATATCCCAGAGGAAACTGAGTACTACATCATGAGATCTTTGGATGGTTGGATGCCAATCTCTGTGGGTCTTTTGATCTTCCGTTTCGTGGTTCCTTTCCTGGCTTTGCTTCCTCGTGATGCAAAAAGAAATGACACGAACGTATTGTTGATTTCCACTCTTGTATTGGTAATGCAATACGTGGATATCTACTGGATGGTTTATCCAAACTTTAATCACGGTCACGTTGTGTTCGGGTTCTGGGAAATCGGTATCTTTGCTGGTTTTGCGGGCTTGTTCCTTCACTGTGTGATGGGTTTCTGGGCGAAGCACAATCTGGTGCCAATCAAAGACCCTCGTATGCACGAGGCTTTGAATCACCACGTTGCTTACTAA
- a CDS encoding c-type cytochrome, which produces MKSLVNMTLVVAAGLSAIALTSCGPRGNKPNVEIIQDMMVTPAVKAQSYDEGAPHHSGMRVPPERTVPQGFEPYRYATDLEGAIKNLRNPLAGKMDEETLLVGQKYYETNCAVCHGYKGEGGEAAKSVVSSKMALKPPPMLSDKVKGWPDAHLYHVITMGQGVMGPYASHIPQQYRWQVVNYIRFLEKRDGK; this is translated from the coding sequence ATGAAAAGTCTTGTTAATATGACTCTAGTTGTAGCAGCAGGTTTGTCGGCAATTGCGCTGACAAGCTGTGGTCCTCGCGGCAACAAACCAAACGTTGAAATCATCCAAGACATGATGGTGACTCCTGCAGTTAAGGCTCAGTCCTATGACGAAGGTGCTCCTCATCATTCTGGCATGCGTGTTCCTCCTGAGAGAACTGTGCCTCAAGGTTTCGAACCATACCGTTACGCTACTGATTTGGAAGGGGCTATTAAGAACCTGAGAAATCCATTGGCTGGCAAAATGGATGAAGAGACTTTGTTGGTAGGTCAAAAATACTACGAAACTAACTGTGCAGTTTGCCACGGTTATAAAGGTGAAGGCGGCGAGGCTGCGAAGTCTGTTGTTTCATCAAAAATGGCTTTGAAGCCACCTCCAATGTTGAGTGATAAAGTAAAAGGCTGGCCGGATGCTCACTTGTACCACGTGATCACGATGGGGCAAGGTGTGATGGGTCCGTATGCTTCTCACATTCCACAACAATATCGTTGGCAGGTTGTTAACTACATTCGCTTCCTTGAGAAGCGTGATGGTAAATAG
- a CDS encoding DUF3341 domain-containing protein, giving the protein MAAQYTKGIAGIFLDEAKILKAARKMRESGSNKFEAISSYPVHGMEEACGIKRSWIPYVTFVAGCVGLAAGLGLTYWTSAVNWAVNIGGKPFFSLPAFVPIMFELTILFAALSSVGALFYACKMPRIDPPIIDPDLSCHKFAIFVPHNDSIYDEAKLTNMFKELGAVEVKKTEY; this is encoded by the coding sequence ATGGCTGCTCAATATACTAAAGGTATTGCTGGCATCTTTTTGGATGAAGCAAAAATCCTAAAGGCTGCACGCAAGATGCGTGAATCTGGTTCCAACAAGTTTGAAGCTATTTCTTCATATCCCGTACATGGTATGGAAGAAGCTTGCGGTATCAAACGTTCTTGGATTCCTTATGTGACTTTCGTTGCTGGTTGCGTGGGTTTGGCTGCTGGTTTGGGTCTGACTTATTGGACTTCCGCAGTAAACTGGGCTGTGAATATCGGTGGTAAACCGTTTTTCTCTCTTCCAGCATTCGTACCTATCATGTTCGAGTTGACGATTCTTTTCGCAGCTCTTTCTTCTGTAGGTGCTTTGTTCTATGCATGCAAAATGCCACGCATTGATCCACCGATCATTGATCCGGATCTAAGCTGCCATAAATTTGCGATTTTTGTTCCACACAATGACTCTATCTATGACGAAGCCAAGCTTACGAACATGTTCAAAGAGCTGGGCGCCGTTGAAGTGAAGAAGACGGAGTACTAG
- the nrfD gene encoding NrfD/PsrC family molybdoenzyme membrane anchor subunit, which produces MMKRSPLVLGNKTLKDVSDDICAPLERFPSKGWVGMFLGAKTLLLFYIVILACVVGIGIGLLGVTHPVFWGTMIVTFVFWIGIGHAGTLISAVLFLFRQKWRTSVARTAEAMTVFAVMTAGLFPLLHTGRPWLDYWLFPYPNQRGPLWVNFRSPLLWDVFAVSTYATVSMVFWYIGLVPDFATIKDRAKNKLRKTIYGALSLGWRGTAKNWSHYEMLYLLLAGLSTPLVLSVHTIVSFDFAVSNLPGWHTTIFPPYFVAGAIFSGFAMVVTLMTLVRIGFPEFKNYVTLDHMEVMNKIIMTTGMLVGYAYASEFFIAWYSGNPYERFAFVNRAFGPYAWSYWIMVSCNVLSPQVFWFKRFRRSIPVMFVVSIFVNIGMWFERFVITVTSLHRDFLPANWGMYQWSWWDTGVLVGSFGMFLTLFLLYLRLFPAVSIAEVKPVLHVGYDTEGGHH; this is translated from the coding sequence ATGATGAAGCGTAGTCCATTAGTCCTTGGCAATAAGACATTGAAGGATGTCAGTGATGACATCTGTGCTCCATTGGAAAGATTCCCATCCAAAGGTTGGGTGGGGATGTTCCTGGGCGCGAAAACATTGCTTCTATTTTACATCGTAATCCTGGCCTGCGTAGTGGGTATTGGTATCGGTTTGCTGGGTGTAACTCATCCGGTATTCTGGGGTACGATGATCGTTACTTTCGTATTCTGGATCGGTATCGGTCACGCCGGCACACTGATCTCTGCGGTACTTTTCCTGTTCCGTCAGAAATGGAGAACATCAGTAGCTCGTACTGCTGAGGCGATGACGGTATTCGCGGTTATGACTGCGGGTCTTTTCCCATTGCTACATACAGGTCGTCCTTGGTTGGACTACTGGTTGTTCCCGTATCCGAATCAACGTGGTCCATTGTGGGTGAACTTCCGTTCTCCGCTTCTATGGGACGTTTTCGCCGTATCCACATACGCGACGGTTTCCATGGTATTCTGGTACATCGGTTTGGTTCCTGACTTTGCGACAATCAAAGACCGTGCGAAAAATAAATTGCGTAAAACAATTTACGGCGCGCTTTCTTTGGGTTGGAGAGGAACTGCGAAAAACTGGTCACACTACGAAATGTTGTACTTGTTGCTTGCGGGTCTTTCGACTCCGCTGGTTCTTTCCGTACATACGATCGTATCCTTCGACTTCGCGGTTTCCAACTTGCCAGGCTGGCATACAACGATCTTCCCTCCATACTTCGTTGCCGGTGCGATCTTCTCCGGTTTCGCGATGGTTGTGACGTTGATGACTTTGGTACGTATCGGTTTCCCTGAATTCAAAAACTACGTAACTCTGGACCATATGGAAGTGATGAATAAAATCATCATGACGACTGGTATGCTGGTTGGTTACGCGTACGCGTCTGAGTTCTTCATTGCATGGTACTCTGGCAATCCGTATGAGCGCTTCGCATTCGTGAATCGTGCTTTCGGTCCTTATGCTTGGTCATACTGGATCATGGTTTCGTGTAACGTATTGTCTCCGCAAGTGTTCTGGTTCAAACGTTTCCGTCGTTCTATCCCTGTGATGTTCGTGGTTTCCATCTTCGTTAACATCGGTATGTGGTTCGAGCGTTTCGTGATCACGGTTACTTCTCTTCACCGCGACTTCTTGCCGGCGAACTGGGGTATGTACCAATGGTCATGGTGGGATACGGGCGTTCTGGTTGGTTCGTTCGGTATGTTCCTGACATTGTTCTTGTTGTACTTGCGCTTGTTCCCAGCGGTTTCTATCGCGGAAGTTAAGCCTGTTCTACACGTTGGTTATGACACTGAAGGAGGGCACCACTAA